The Vibrio orientalis CIP 102891 = ATCC 33934 genome segment GCCTGATCTTTATGGCTGTTATCACGGCTAACCAGTTCGGCTGCTGCAGATGGTGTTGGCGCGCGCATATCAGCGACAAAGTCAGCGATAGTCACATCCACTTCATGACCGACAGCACTGATAATCGGGATCTGACTAGCAGCAATTGTGCGGGCCAATATCTCGTTATTAAAGCACCATAAATCTTCCAGTGAGCCACCACCACGTCCGACGATCAATACATCACACTCATTGCGGCTGTTAGCGCAGCCAATCGCTTGAGCAATTTGGATTGCCGCCTCTTCACCTTGAACCATCGTCGGGTAAACCACGACGGGTAGGGAAGGATCGCGGCGCTTCAATACATCTAAAATATCGTATAGCGCAGCGCCTGTTTTAGAGGTGATCACACCAACACGCTTCGGGTGCTCAGGTAATGGCTTCTTGCTGGTTTGAGCAAACAAGCCTTCACCCGCCAATTTCATCTTCAGTTCTTCAAACTGCTGCTGAAGTCGGCCGTCACCTTCTGGCTGCATGCTTTCAATGATTAACTGGTAGTCACCACGCGGTTCATACAGCGATAAACGAGCTTTAACCAAGACTTGATTGCCGTTTTTCGGCTTGAATGTAACGCGGCGATTGTTACCACGGAACATGGCACATTTTACTTGAGCACGAGAATCTTTAAGAGTGAGGTACCAGTGACCAGAGACAGGAGCAGAGAAGTTTGAAATCTCGCCAACTAACCAAACAATCCCCATTTCATTTTCAAGTAATAGGCGCACTTCTGCATTAAGACGAGAAACGGTGAAGATGTTTTGATTGGTCAGAGATGACAAGGCTAATCTCGCGGACGTGAATATGGAAATTAGCGGCAATATAATACATATCAAGGGGGTTAATGCAAGAAAAAAATTAAAAAATTTGTGGTCAAGCGATTACGTAGGCCGTATAATCCGTCCGCAATATCTAATCCAAATGTAGTTAAGTTAACAAAACTTACTGCCCTCATTATGCGAAACGATGAGACCGGATTGTTCTTTTTACTCCTCTAATTGTGAGATATTGCAAATGCTAAGAATTGCCAAAGAAGCGCTGACATTCGATGACGTACTACTTGTGCCAGCACACTCCACCGTTCTCCCAAACACAGCTGATCTTCGCACTCAGCTGACCAAGAACATCACCCTAAACATCCCAATGATTTCGGCGTCTATGGACACCGTTACTGAAGCTCGTCTAGCGATTGCGCTAGCGCAAGAGGGTGGCATTGGCTTTATCCACAAGAACATGTCTATTGAGCAGCAAGCGCAGATGGTTCACCAGGTTAAGATTTACGAAGCAGGTGTGGTTTCTCACCCTGTGACAGTAAGCCCTGATGCAACTATTGCCGATGTTGTTGCTCTAACAGAAAAGCATGGTTTTGCAGGTTTCCCAGTGGTAACGGATACTAACGAACTTGTTGGTATCATCACTGGCCGTGACGTTCGCTTTGTAACTGACCTTTCCAAGAAAGTCGATGTTGTAATGACGCCTAAAGAGCGCCTAGCAGCTGTTAAGGAAGGTGCGACTCGTGAAGAAGTTCAAGAGAAAATGCATAAAGCGCGCGTAGAAAAAGTACTGGTTGTGAACGACGAGTTCCAACTAACCGGTATGATTACCGCGAAAGATTTCCACAAAGCAGAACGTAAGCCTAACGCATGTAAAGATGCGCAAGGTCGTCTACGTGTTGGCGCGGCAGTTGGTGCAGGCGCAGGTAACGAAGAGCGCGTTGCTGCTCTTGTTGAAGCGGGCGTTGATGTTCTACTTATCGACTCTTCACATGGTCACTCTGAAGGTGTTCTAAATCGTATCCGCGAAACTCGCGCAGCATACCCAAATCTAGATATCATCGGTGGTAACGTAGCGACTGGTGCTGGTGCTAAAGCGCTTATCGACGCTGGCGTAAGTGCAGTTAAAGTAGGTATCGGCCCTGGTTCTATCTGTACAACTCGTATCGTAACAGGTGTGGGTGTTCCTCAAGTTACTGCTATTGCTGATGCTGCAGAAGTAGCAAACCAGCACGGTATTCCAGTTATCGCAGATGGCGGTATCCGTTTCTCAGGTGATATCTGTAAAGCTATCGTAGCAGGTGCATCATGTGTCATGGTTGGCTCTATGTTCGCTGGTACTGAAGAAGCACCTGGCGAAGTAATCCTATATAACGGCCGTTCATACAAAGCTTACCGTGGCATGGGGTCACTTGGCGCTATGTCTCAAGGCTCATCTGACCGTTACTTCCAGTCTGACAACGCAGCAGACAAGCTAGTACCAGAAGGTATCGAAGGTCGTATCGCATACAAAGGTCGCCTAAAAGAGATCGTTCACCAACAAATGGGTGGTCTACGTTCAAGCATGGGTCTAACAGGCTCTGCAACCATTGAAGATATGCGTACTAAAGCTGAATTCGTACGTATTTCAGGTGCAGGCATGAAAGAGTCTCATGTCCATGACGTTCAAATCACCAAGGAAGCTCCAAACTACCGTCTAGGTTAATCTCAATAGAGATTTACACATCCGACGTAAACGTTTGCTTTTTTCCTTGAAGCATTAAGAAGAGGCGAGTACACTCGCCTCCGTTTTAATCACTTAGCTTATAAGACTGCTCAAAATGACTAAAAATATTCATGACCAACGTATTCTGATCTTGGACTTCGGTTCTCAGTACACTCAATTAGTAGCACGCCGCGTACGTGAAATCGGCGTTTACTGTGAACTTTGGAGCTGGGATGTTGAAGAAGCGGATATTCGTGAATTCAATCCAGACGGTATCATCCTATCTGGTGGCCCAGAAAGCGTAACGGAAGATAACTCTCCACGCGCACCTCAATATGTATTTGACTCAGGTGTTCCTCTATTAGGTGTATGTTACGGCATGCAAACTATGGCTGAGCAGCTAGGTGGTAAAGTTTCGACTTCTAATGAGCGTGAGTTTGGTTACGCAGCAGTACAAGTATCGGGCGAGTCATCAATCTTTAAAGATCTTGAAGCATCTCAAGATGTTTGGATGAGCCACGGTGACAAAGTTGTCGAGATCCCTGAAGGCTTCGTTAAAGCGGGTGAGACAGACACTTGTCCTTACGCTGCGATGGCGAACGAAGAGAAGAAATACTACGGTGTTCAGTTCCACCCAGAAGTAACGCACACGAAGAATGGCCTGCAAATGCTAGAGAACTTTGTTCTTGGCGTATGTGGCTGTGAGCGTCTATGGACTTCAGAATCAATTATCGAAGATGCCGTTGCTCGTATTAAAGAGCAAGTGGGCGACGATGAAGTTATTCTAGGTCTATCTGGTGGTGTTGATTCATCAGTGGTTGCTATGTTGGTTCACCGCGCAATCGGCGACAAGCTGACGTGTGTATTCGTTGATAACGGTCTACTTCGTCTGAACGAAGGTCAGCAAGTAATGGATATGTTTGGCGACAAGTTCGGCCTAAACATCATCAAAGTTGATGCAGAAGAGCGCTTCCTAACAGCACTTGAAGGCAAGTCTGATCCAGAAGAGAAGCGTAAGACTATCGGTCACGTATTCGTTGACGTATTCGATGAAGAGTCTAAGAAGCTGGAAAATGCTAAATGGTTAGCTCAAGGTACTATCTACCCTGATGTTATCGAATCAGCGGCCTCTAAGACAGGTAAAGCGCACGTGATCAAATCTCACCATAACGTTGGCGGTCTGCCAGATGATATGGAGATGGGTCTTGTTGAGCCACTACGTGAGCTGTTTAAAGATGAAGTACGTAAGATTGGTCTAGAGCTAGGTCTGCCTTACAACATGCTTTACCGCCACCCATTCCCAGGTCCTGGCCTAGGTGTTCGTGTTCTTGGTGAAATCAAGAAAGAGTACTGTGATTTGCTACGTCGCGCAGACGCTATCTTTATTGAAGAGCTGCACGCTGCGGATCTTTACAACAAAGTCTCTCAAGCGTTCACGGTATTCCTACCAGTACGTTCTGTAGGTGTAATGGGCGATGGTCGTAAGTACGATTGGGTTGTTTCTCTACGTGCTGTAGAAACGATCGACTTCATGACGGCGCATTGGGCACACCTACCGTACGATTTCCTAGGTAAGGTATCTAACCGCATTATCAACGAAGTTGACGGCATTTCACGAGTTGTTTACGACATCTCTGGTAAGCCACCAGCAACTATCGAGTGGGAATAATCTTCGCGATTAACAACCAATAATTGAACCAGCCTTCGGGCTGGTTTTTTTTCGCCTAAAACTTTGGAGTAAGCGCACAGTTCTTCATCTCAGTTTGTTACGCCTTCTGTTGTAAGCTCAAATCGCGTCGCATCTTGACGTAAGTCTAAGTTATTCATCGTGCTTATTTTTTCAGTATTCCCTAACCTTTTGTCAGCTGAAAACACAAGGAAATGTTCCATGAAAAAGGTAAGCTACTTAACCGCTGCACTTTCGTTGGCGGCAGTGTCGTCCAGTTGGGCGGCGATGAACATCCAGCCCGATCCGCAAAACCCGACTGGGTACGTGATTGCACGCTCTGATGTTGAGGCGGTAGAAAGTCAGAAAACGGCTGACCCAATGTATCAGATTTGGTCTCAAGCATTGCGCACTGCTCCGAACAGCGTTGTTGAGGCCATCGACTCAGGCCTGGCAACTAACCCTGAAAACGTACAGCGAGCCGAGCGAGTATTTCCTCGTTCAGAGTGGGATTTTCTAACCGGTATGGCGGCGCCAGAGTACACCTACACACGTTTCTTAAGAGCGATTGGTAAGTTTCCTGCGTTCTGTTCGGAATATACCGATGGCCGCGATTCTGATGCGATCTGTAAGCGATCTATTGTCACTGCGTTTGCTCACTTTGCCCAAGAAACTGGTGGTCATATCGCGATAGATAATACCTCGGACAATCCACTTGGACTTGAAGAGTGGCAACAAGCGCTAGTGCATGTGCGTGAAATGGGCTGGTCAGAAGGGCAAGAAGGTTACACAACAGGCTGTGGCCAGAACGATTGGCAGAATAAAAAATGGCCATGTGCGACAGGGCAAGGCTATTTTGGCCGTGGTGCAAAACAGCTTTCTTACCACTTTAACTACGGTGCATTCTCTGAAGTCATGTTTGATGGCGATGCATCAGTACTGCTTAATAACCCGGGGTTAGTTGCGGACTCATGGTTAAACCTCGCGTCAGCCATTTGGTTCTTCTTAACGCCGCAAGCTCCTAAACCAGCGATGTTGCATGTGATCGATAAAACATGGTCACCGTCTCAACGTGAAGTTGATGCCGGCATTGGTTACGGCTTTGGTACTACCATCAATATCATTAACGGTGGTATCGAGTGTGGTGAGCAAAATAAAGATAAGGGTCAGCCAGTCAACCGTATTCGTTACTGGGAAGGGCTATCTTCGCACTATCAAATTCCACTTGATGCTGACGAGAAGAACACCTGCTGGCAGCAAACACCTTATGGCAGCTTAAACCTAAATGGCGCAACAGATGTGCTTTACACTAACTGGGATGGCAACTGGAAGTACTATGCCGATCGTCCGGGTGGTTACTCATTTGAGTGTGAGTTGGTGGGTTTCCAAACGGCTTACTCAGCTTTGGTTCCGGGTGACTACGAGAAGTGTGTGACCAACTTTTATGGATCTCATTCCAGCTGGCCTGAAGTACGTATCGTCGATAAGCTTGATCCAGTTGACCCTGGCACAGGCACCGATTGGGACGCTAATAAAGTCTATAACGCCGGTGAGCAAGTGACATATAAAGGCGCGACTTATCAAGCGAAGTGGTGGACTCAAGGTGATGATCCTGCTCTTGGTGGGCCGTGGGAACTAGTATCAGGTACCCCAACTGAACCAGTGCCTGAGCCTACTCCAGACCCAACGCCAGATCCGACACCGGACCCAACACCAACTCCGGACCCTGAACCAACGCCAGATCCCACTCCGGTTCCAGATAGCTTTATTCAGTGGGAGCCAGGAGTAACACAAGCGGCTGACGGGGATAAAGTGACCTATAACGGCAAGTGCTTTATTGCGAAAAATGGTCCGGGAGTATGGGAATCTCCAGTTCAGTCGAACTGGTTCTGGGATGAAATCTCCTGTCAGTAAACACAGCAGCTAAGCCTGATTTGAAATCAGCGTAGCCTTGTTATTACTGATCATGCCGCTTAAGTAATCAATAATGCTTAAGCGGCTTTTTCTTTCCTGCAGCATTTGCTTTGTATCGTGGCTGTTAGGGGGAAACAATCTACATATTCATACGCTGAATGGTAATTGGCTCTTTATCGTTAACCATGCGTTTTGCGCAATCTTAGATTGCAAATCCTTGATCTATCTTTTTTCATCCACACCACTAAAATCTGCGCGTAAATTTTATTAACTTTTTTTAAAGGTGTGCAAAATGTCAACAAAACTGGCAAACCCGGCTCCACTGGGCCTAATGGGTTTCGGTATGACGACCATCCTGCTTAACATTCACAATGCAGGTTTCTTCCCTATGGATTCTATGATCCTAGCAATGGGTATTTTCTATGGTGGTCTTAGCCAAGTACTTGTTGGCATGATGTGCTTCAAACGTGGTGATACATTTGGTACGACTGCGTTCACTTCATACGGTCTATTTTGGCTAACATTGGTTGGTCTAATCGTGATGCCTTACATGGGCCTTCCAGCAAGCCCAGCAAGCTTCATGGGCTGGTACCTAGCACTATGGGGCATCTTCACAGGCTTTATGTTTGTTGGCTCTCTATGCTACCCAGTGGCAAAACAAGTGGTATTCGGTTCACTAACAATCCTATTCTTCCTACTTGCTGCACGTGATTTCACTGGTAGTGAGGTGATTGGCACAATCGCTGGTCTAGAAGGTATCTTCTGTGGCGCAAGTGCAATTTACTTTGCTATGGCTCAAGTTCTTAATAACGAATATGGCCGTACGATTCTGCCAGTTGGCGAGAAGAAAGCAGCTCAAGTTGAGCTAGAGCAAGTTGCCGCTTAATCAAATTTAAAATTTAGTTGTCGAATCGCCTGAAGAACGACAACTGAAATTGGGAACCTTAATACGAAAGGGGTTAGCATTTGCTAACCCCTTTTTCTTACCACTGCTTTTTATTTATAGCTTATCGCTATTAGGCTGAAGGTTGTTCAACCGGTTTAGAATCCACTTCTGATTCTGGCTCTTTACCTGTCTTACGACGGTACTTATCTTCCCAGTAGTCAGCGCCTTTAATGCCAAGCTTAACTGGGTTAAACGTGTACTCAGTCACACCTTGTCTTTGCTGCTCTTCGTAATCATGTAGCGCTTTTAGTGCTGGCTTAGACATGAAGAAGATAATCAAGATGCCGACGATGTTTAACCATGCCATTAGGCCTACACCCACATCACCCATTGCCCATGCAAGGTTTGCGGTCTTAACTGTACCGTAGAACACAACTGCGATTAATGCGACTTTTAGTAGGAACATTAAGCCGTTAACTTTGAAGGTACGGCGGATATACGCAATATTTGTCTCTGCGATGTAGTAGTACGCAAGAATGGTTGTGAATGCGAAGAAGAACAGTGCAATCGCGATGAATGGCTTACCAATGCCCGGTAGCGCACTTTCGATTGCCATCTGAGTAAAGACTGGACCGTTCGCAGCGATATCTGCCGCTACGTTCTGCACTAGGAAACCTTCAGCGCCATGAACGTTGTATGCACCAGTAATGATGATCATAAACGCAGTTGCTGAACAGACTAGTAGCGTATCAATGTAGATCGAGAATGACTGCACTAGGCCTTGCTGCGCAGGGTGATCAACACTTGCTGCTGCCGCTGCGTGTGGACCAGTACCTTGACCAGCTTCGTTAGAGTAAACACCACGTTTTACACCCCAACCAATTGCAGCACCAACACCCGCCATAGGCGTGAATGCATCACCAACGATCATTGCGAATACGCGTGGTACTTCACCGATGTTTAGCAGGATGATGATGAACGCTGTTACGATATAAGCTAGCGCCATGAAAGGAACGACAATCTGCGTGAAGTTTGCAATACGCTTAACACCACCAAAGATGATGAAGGCTAGAATCACAGCAATGATAGTACCTGTTAGGATCTTAGCGAAGCTGAATGTACCGATCGCAGTTTCAATCATTGCGCCAGAACCGAACGCTGCTTCTACTGCGTTACCGATACTGTTTGATTGAACGCCTGGTAGTAAGAAACCACAAGCAAAGATAGTCGCGATAGCAAAAACCCATGCATACCATTTTTGTCCCATTGCTTTTTCAATGTAGTAAGCTGGGCCGCCACGGAATTCGCCGTTATCTTCCTCTTTGTAAATTTGCGCCAACGTTGATTCTGCGTATGCCGTAGCTGCGCCGAAGAAGGCAACCACCCACATCCAGAATACAGCACCTGGGCCACCGAAGCCGATCGCCGCCGCAACACCTGCGATGTTACCTGTACCGACACGACCAGATAGCGAAACCGCTAATGCCTGGAACGATGAAATACCTTTAGATGAGCTTTTCCCTGATAAAAGTAGACGCCACATTTCAGTGAAGTGACGAATCTGAACAAATCGTGTCATGACTGAGTAGAAAAGACCTGCGCCCAAGCAAAGGTAAATCAATACCGGGCTCCAGATGATTCCATTCAAAAAATCAACAATTGACTGCATAAGAAGTTTCCCTGTTTGTTTTGTAATGGTTGTTTTCTGAGCAGGATATTACCCTGCTTGTAATTTAATTGTTAATTTATTTATCTTTTGGTGTTAACTGACGTGATCTAAAACACAAAGTGCTAAAAAATTGTTAAAAACACGAGTTGGACTGGATGGTAGTAGAAAGAGGCTGAGTATCTGATGAAATAAGCGCCATTTGTGGTGTTTTATATTTATAACAACTACAAATGGCGAATTTGTATATATCTTGTTTATGAGAGTTATATGAGTGGATTGTATCGTTACTGGTTACTGATAGCGTTCGACACTCAGCTCTGAAAATGGCTTCTCTCCTTGAGTTGCAAGGATCTCGGTCAGAATGTTGGCTGATCCACACGCCATGGTCCAACCAAGCGTGCCATGACCAGTATTGGTGTAGAGGTTGGAATAAGGAGTTTGACCTATGATAGGCGTGCCATCAGGGGTCATTGGACGAAAGCCACTCCAATAGTCAGCTTGGTTGAAGTCGACGCCCTTAGGAAAGAGTTGGCGAACGACATGGTTGAGTGTCGCTAGCCTTTTTTCTGGCAAACTCGGATCAAAGCCAGCCAATTCAGCTGTGCCTGCGACCCGAATGCGTTGATCAAATCGGGTTACCGCGACTTTATAGGTTTCGTCCATGATCGTGGAATGTGGGGCATGAGCCTCGTCAACAACAGGTAGCGTTAAAGAGTAGCCTTTGACCGGATAAACGGGAATATCGATACTAAGAGGCTGCAGAAGATGTTTAGAGTAACTTCCCAGCGCCATGACATAGTGATCGGCTTCAATGATGCCTTGCGACGTTTTGACACCTGCGATGCGATGATTATCAACCAGTAACTGTTCGATCTCGGTATTAAACAGAAATTGCACGCCCGCTTGCTCTGCCATGCTTTGCAGTTGTTGGCAAAACAGATAGCAGTCCCCCGTTTCATCGTCGGGTAAATAGAGCCCACCGACAAGACTGCCTTCCATGCTTGATAAGCCAGGCTCTTGAGTTAAACACTCTTTAGGTGACATCAATTGGTAGCGCGTACCGCTTTCTTCTAGCAGAGCGATATCTTTTTTTATCGCACTAAGCTGAGCCTGTTTACGAAATATTTGCAGTGTACCTTGGGTTTTACCTTGATAGTCTAATTGATGTTTTTGATTTAATTCTGCTAAACACTCTCGGCTACGATTAGCGATAGTCAGCATCCTCGCTTTATTGATTCTGTATTTATCAAGTTGGCAATTGCCTAGCATCTTCGTTGCCCAACTGACGAGTTCTGGGCTTAGGTTTGGCTTAATCTTTAGCGGAGCATGCTGTTCAAATAGCCATTTAATCGCCTTAGTCGGAATACCCGGCGCGGCCCATGGGGAAGAGTAGCCATAGGAGATCTGACCTGCGTTAGCAAAGCTTGTCTCTTCAGCGGAGCGGGCTTGCCTATCGATAACGGTTACGTTAAATCCCGCTTGAGATAAATACCATGCACTGGTCAGCCCGATGACACCACTTCCTAAAACAACGACTTTCACGTTTGATTCTCACACAATTAAATTTTGCTTAGGATCGGTAATTTACATTCGCTTAACAATCGATAAGAATTGATATTAGGTTTTAGTTTTTTTAAAGGCTAGTTATGAAGTCCGCAATTCTGCATGGGGTGAACTTGGTCTGTATCGTCGCCCGCCACCAAAGCTTAACCAGTGCAGCGAAAGAGCTGAGTTTAACCGTTGGCGCAGTGAGTCAGCAGCTGCAACAAATAGAAGAGAAACTCGGCTTTGTGGTATTTGAACGCCATGCTCGTGGGATACGATTAACCGAGCAGGGCAGCAAGCTAGTTGAATCGACCAGTCATCATTTAGCTGCCATTGAAGAAAATGTTTTTCAGCTTAGTCATGTATCTGAGCGTAAGCAGATCCGACTAAAGCTGACGCCATCTTTTGCTTTCAAATGGCTTGTTCCTCGCTTAGATAAATTTCATAAACTCTACCCCGATGTGCAAATACATACCTTTGCTGAAGGGGCGTTGGTGGATAGTGACAACCGCAACTTTGATATTGCGATTGACTATGGGCCGATACCTTACAAGCATCAAAGCGCAGAATTACTCATGGAGGAGTCCCTAATACCTGTCATCAGTCCCAGTTATTTGCAATCCCATCCATTGCGGTTAGACAATGATTGTTGGAGAGATGTGGTGCTATTGCATGATGTCATGCCATGGGCCGGTGCAGCGAAAGATCATGAGTGGCATTATTGGGCTAAACAGCAAAGCCTGACCTTTGAAACTAACCAAGGGCACTTCTTTAATCGCACCGATATGGCGATGTCAGCGGCTGAGGCTGGAGTCGGGATTGCACTTGCACGATCAGCACTACTGAGCAATGAGCTAAAAGAAGGGCGCCTAATAGCACCTTTTGCGGCTATTTCTGCTCATGCTGGTTACTTTGTTTTGACCCATACCGATAATCCCTACACGCGCTTATTTAAAAATTGGTTGAGAGAACAAGTGCTTATTGATTAATTTATAAATATCGATGGCGCGGCCATATGCACCCACTACACTTAGTAGTGAGCTTGATTCTGCCTTAGTAAAATCAAGCGAATGTAGGGGCAGCGCATTATGGAATCTCATCAAGGCCGATGCAGCTATCAAAACCCTGATGGCTGGTGCTGCGATCAACCAAGTGGTGAGTCAGGACTCTGTTACTGGCACGATCCAAAAGTCGATAAAAGCAATGATGATGTAAAAGACAAGGTTGAGCAATGGGCCGCAGCAGGTAAACCTTTAGACGGATTTCAGTTGGCAAAAACGAATTTAGAAGATCTCAATTTAGTAAACCGCGGTAGCAAAGAAGGTTATCTATGTCGAGATGTCGACTTCTATCGAGCAAATTTGACCGATGCTCACTTTTTTGGCTTAGATTTACGTGGCTCATCTTTAATGAAAGCCAAGTTAATTGGTGCAAATTTACACTGCGCCAAGTTAGATAATTGTAATTTGCTTGGTGCTTCGCTCTCTCGCGCTAAGTTAGAAAATATTGAATGGGGAGGCGACCTAAAACAAGAAAGGGCGGCGAGACGTGCGATTCGGGGGCATAAACGCAAAGAATCGGTAATGTATTGCCAAGAAGCAGAGGAAGTCTGTAGAAATATTCGTAAGCAATGCGAGAAGCAAGGCTTGTTTGAAATGGCTGGCGATTTCTTTAAACGGGAAATGCGTTTTCGCCGTTACCAAATGCCGTTGTTTAGTGTTAGGCGCGGCATCTCCAAGCTGGTGGATGTATTTTGTGGCTACGGCGAAGATCCGATTCGTGTCGTCGGCTTTTCGATTTTCTTAATCTTAGTCTGTGCTCTGGCTTATTTCTTCTTAGATACCACAGGGGGACACCCTGTTTACGAGGGGGTAAGTGGCTGGAAGTTTTATGCGTTGGAGTTTTTTAACTCGCTCTATTTTAGCGTCGTCACATTCACCACCTTGGGCTATGGAGACATATCTCCCGTTGGGCTGGCGAGGTTTATCGCTGCCTGCGAAGCCTTCTTAGGCAGCTTTACCATGGCACTGTTTGTGGTGGTCTTTGTTAAAAAAATGACCCGCTGAGCACTGTGGAAATGGTTATTTGAACTCGCTGGCTAACCAATCAGAGAGAATGATCTGATCGTCTTTGTATTGGTTAGAAAAGTGCTCAATCAGCGCAGCGAGGTTCTGGCCATTATCACACATGGTTTGTGCCACTAAATCTTCAGAGACAACAATCGCGCCGCCTTGCGGGGAGGCGTGAGTCTCAATACTGACCGGTATAATAAATTTACTCTCACTGGCTAAGTGATGTTGCTTTAACTCATTTGCCTGTTGGTATAGCGCTGCTAACACCTCTGACTGGTAGTCACTCGCTTCGAAACCAACTGCGATAACAAAGACTAATCCACGATACAAAACAATTATTGAGCTGACCGATGCCGTCGCTTGATTAGTAAAACCGAGCACAACGTCACCAGCTAAGTGCGGCAGTTGCATGAATTGTTGTTTCAATAGTTCAACCGTCGCTGACCATTGGCTATGTTGCTCTGATGGGAGTTGCGTCAAGATGGATGAAGTATCGGTTTGAGTGAACTGCAAGATAGGTGCAGCGTATTGAGTGCTCGCGGTCATAGTAACTCGATAGACGGTTGGAATAGTGCAGAGGCTAACGGAGAAGATGCGATGGAGCTAGAAGTAACGCTGAATAGTTTGAGCCAGTCGGCGCAGTGAGAAGGATTAGATAAGAAAAAGGTTACCAAATCAGCGATCTGGTAACCTAAATTTGATTATGCGGCGTTAGCAAAGTCCGCTAAGAAAGCATCTTTACGCGCGTTAAAACGCTCGACAAGATCATCAACAGCCGCTTGGTCGTAAGGTTTAAGACCACTTGCTACCATACGTTTTACGCCTTTACCGACGATCTCGCCATTCTCTTTGAAATCGAAGTTTAGGGTCACGAGACCACGTTTGCCTTCTACATCGAATGTAGCGCCTGCATACACGACTTCAGGGTGCGTTAAGTCTAAACGAGAGAACTCGACTTCCATGCTTTCGTAAATAACCAATGGGCGCTGGCAGTTGATCATCATCTGCTGTTCTTCCATTAGTGGCACCATGATATGCGGGAAGTTCATACCAGAGAACTGAACGTAGCTCGTTACCACGTGTTCAATG includes the following:
- the guaB gene encoding IMP dehydrogenase — encoded protein: MLRIAKEALTFDDVLLVPAHSTVLPNTADLRTQLTKNITLNIPMISASMDTVTEARLAIALAQEGGIGFIHKNMSIEQQAQMVHQVKIYEAGVVSHPVTVSPDATIADVVALTEKHGFAGFPVVTDTNELVGIITGRDVRFVTDLSKKVDVVMTPKERLAAVKEGATREEVQEKMHKARVEKVLVVNDEFQLTGMITAKDFHKAERKPNACKDAQGRLRVGAAVGAGAGNEERVAALVEAGVDVLLIDSSHGHSEGVLNRIRETRAAYPNLDIIGGNVATGAGAKALIDAGVSAVKVGIGPGSICTTRIVTGVGVPQVTAIADAAEVANQHGIPVIADGGIRFSGDICKAIVAGASCVMVGSMFAGTEEAPGEVILYNGRSYKAYRGMGSLGAMSQGSSDRYFQSDNAADKLVPEGIEGRIAYKGRLKEIVHQQMGGLRSSMGLTGSATIEDMRTKAEFVRISGAGMKESHVHDVQITKEAPNYRLG
- the xseA gene encoding exodeoxyribonuclease VII large subunit translates to MSSLTNQNIFTVSRLNAEVRLLLENEMGIVWLVGEISNFSAPVSGHWYLTLKDSRAQVKCAMFRGNNRRVTFKPKNGNQVLVKARLSLYEPRGDYQLIIESMQPEGDGRLQQQFEELKMKLAGEGLFAQTSKKPLPEHPKRVGVITSKTGAALYDILDVLKRRDPSLPVVVYPTMVQGEEAAIQIAQAIGCANSRNECDVLIVGRGGGSLEDLWCFNNEILARTIAASQIPIISAVGHEVDVTIADFVADMRAPTPSAAAELVSRDNSHKDQALLSRQNKLVSAMRYYLSEQKRHNALLLHRLERQHPSYQLQRQSQQLDELEVRLHRSMERYLSQRSQKVERQQYRLELNSPVKRLSEQKSTLQRLEQKLLDAMDRRLLNTRHQLALAAEKLDTVSPLATLKRGYSISQTEQGKVLTKTSDIKTGDTLVTRLSDGEIRSTVN
- a CDS encoding acetate uptake transporter, which gives rise to MSTKLANPAPLGLMGFGMTTILLNIHNAGFFPMDSMILAMGIFYGGLSQVLVGMMCFKRGDTFGTTAFTSYGLFWLTLVGLIVMPYMGLPASPASFMGWYLALWGIFTGFMFVGSLCYPVAKQVVFGSLTILFFLLAARDFTGSEVIGTIAGLEGIFCGASAIYFAMAQVLNNEYGRTILPVGEKKAAQVELEQVAA
- the guaA gene encoding glutamine-hydrolyzing GMP synthase translates to MTKNIHDQRILILDFGSQYTQLVARRVREIGVYCELWSWDVEEADIREFNPDGIILSGGPESVTEDNSPRAPQYVFDSGVPLLGVCYGMQTMAEQLGGKVSTSNEREFGYAAVQVSGESSIFKDLEASQDVWMSHGDKVVEIPEGFVKAGETDTCPYAAMANEEKKYYGVQFHPEVTHTKNGLQMLENFVLGVCGCERLWTSESIIEDAVARIKEQVGDDEVILGLSGGVDSSVVAMLVHRAIGDKLTCVFVDNGLLRLNEGQQVMDMFGDKFGLNIIKVDAEERFLTALEGKSDPEEKRKTIGHVFVDVFDEESKKLENAKWLAQGTIYPDVIESAASKTGKAHVIKSHHNVGGLPDDMEMGLVEPLRELFKDEVRKIGLELGLPYNMLYRHPFPGPGLGVRVLGEIKKEYCDLLRRADAIFIEELHAADLYNKVSQAFTVFLPVRSVGVMGDGRKYDWVVSLRAVETIDFMTAHWAHLPYDFLGKVSNRIINEVDGISRVVYDISGKPPATIEWE
- a CDS encoding glycoside hydrolase family 19 protein, translated to MKKVSYLTAALSLAAVSSSWAAMNIQPDPQNPTGYVIARSDVEAVESQKTADPMYQIWSQALRTAPNSVVEAIDSGLATNPENVQRAERVFPRSEWDFLTGMAAPEYTYTRFLRAIGKFPAFCSEYTDGRDSDAICKRSIVTAFAHFAQETGGHIAIDNTSDNPLGLEEWQQALVHVREMGWSEGQEGYTTGCGQNDWQNKKWPCATGQGYFGRGAKQLSYHFNYGAFSEVMFDGDASVLLNNPGLVADSWLNLASAIWFFLTPQAPKPAMLHVIDKTWSPSQREVDAGIGYGFGTTINIINGGIECGEQNKDKGQPVNRIRYWEGLSSHYQIPLDADEKNTCWQQTPYGSLNLNGATDVLYTNWDGNWKYYADRPGGYSFECELVGFQTAYSALVPGDYEKCVTNFYGSHSSWPEVRIVDKLDPVDPGTGTDWDANKVYNAGEQVTYKGATYQAKWWTQGDDPALGGPWELVSGTPTEPVPEPTPDPTPDPTPDPTPTPDPEPTPDPTPVPDSFIQWEPGVTQAADGDKVTYNGKCFIAKNGPGVWESPVQSNWFWDEISCQ